AGGAGAAAGATGGAGAGGTAGTTTTTTCCAGAAGAGGTGGAGAGGGCTTTGAAACAGATGTCAGTTTTAAAGTCTTCACCACCTGATGGTTTTGGGGTGAGTTTTTATAAAAGCCATTGGGAGGTGGTGGGGAAGGAGACCTATGCAACTGTCTTAGAGTTCCTAAATGGAGGGGAAATGAGTGATTGTATTAACCATACATTGATTGCCCTAGTCCCTCAGGTTAAGACACCAAACTCAGTGAGGGAATATAGACCAATCAGCCTCTGTAATGCTTTTTATAAGCTGATTTCGAAGGTGATAGCAAATAGGATGAAAGAGGTATTGAAAGGATGCATATCCCTAAATCAGAGTGCCTTCATCCCTGGAAGGTTAATCTATGATAATATCATGATTGCTTATGAGTTGCTGCACTCCATCAAGACAAGGAAAAAAGGGAGAGCAGGGTATATGGCAGTTCAATTAGATATGGCCAAGGCTTATGACAGAGTAGAATGGGTATTTCTAAGAGCAATGCTACTGAAGTTGGGGTTTGGAGAGGAGATGACAAAGTTGATAATGGCCTGTGTTAACTTAGTTACCTACTCAGTCCTAATTAATGGCAAACCTGGTCAGTTGATAAAGCCTACTCGAGGTCTTAGGTAAAGCGACCCTTTGTTCCCTTACCTGTTTCTGATTTGTGCTGAGAGACTAAGCCATTTGATGAATAGAGCAGCTCAAGAGGGGCATATCAAAGGAGTCTCAGCAATCAGAGGAGGAACAAAGGTTAATCGCCTCATGTTTGCAAATGACTGTGTAGTTTTCTGCAAGGCTCTAACAGTTGAATGGAGAAGATTTGTTAGCATCCTAGTCAGCTATGAATTGGAATCAGGTCAGACCCTTAACAAACAGAAAACAACCAATATGTTCAGCTCTAATACAAAGAGACCAATGCAAGATGAGGTGGCGAAGGAGATAGGTGCTACTGGGTGTGATAATTATGAGGGATATCTTGGACTTCCAGCAATGGTGGGGAGAGCTAAGTATAGCTAAGTATAAAACCTTCCAAGGTATCAAGGAAAGAGTTTGGCAAAAGattcaaaattggaaaaatatgttcttatccaaagttgggaaagaaataatgattaaagcAGTACTTCAAGCTGTCCCATCATACTCTATGAGTGTGTCTAGATTGCTTAAAAAGTGTAATGATCTTGAGGCAAGATTCTGGTGGAAGCAAGGTAAAAAGAATCGGGTATTCACTGGAAGAGTTGGGAGAAGCTGGGGGTATAAAAAACAGCTAGTGGCCTTGGTTTCAGGGATATGGAAAATTTTAACAGAGCTATGTTGGCAAAACAGGGGTGGAGACTTATGAGAAGAGAGAATTCTCTTGTagcaaaaatttttaaagagaaGTATTTCAAGAATTCAAGTATACTGATGCAAAATTGGGTGTGATGCCTTCCTATATATGGAAAAGCTTGTGGTCAGTGCAGGAGGTAGTGAAGAATGGGGAGACATAAAGGGTTGGGGATGGGAAGGATATAAGGATTTGGGGTAAAAAATGGCTGCCTATGCCAACCTCTTTTTCAGTCCAATCTCTTGTAAATGTCCTTAGCCTTGATGCAAATATTAGTAAACTGattgatgaagaaaatatggaGTGGAAAACTGAGTTGATTAGTGATTTTTTTAGCAAATAAGAAGCAGATAAACAGATTTGGGGCCTTACTAAGGATGACAAATACTCAATTAGGAATGCTTACCATGCTGAGAACCAAATGTGCAAAGACAAGAAAGGGCAAGCTTCTAGTACTGAAGGGAAAAAGGAGAGATGGAAGAATGTACGGCAGCTGCTAGTGCTAGGGGGATGGAAGCATATGATTTGGAAAGCATTGCACAACATTTTACCCACCAAACTGAACCTATTCGGAAAAGAGTAATAAAAGATCCAAGGTGTCCAATCTACTTGCAAGGAGAGGAATCTGTAGTCCATGTGTTGTGGACCTGTCCAACCTCTACAGATGTGTGGGCAGAAAGGGGTAGTTCATTGCGAAATTGGAACTCAAAGGGAGGTGACTTTGAGGAGTTATGGATGAAAATGGTTAGAGACCTGTCTTAATCAGATTTAGAAAGAGGTGTGGCTATAATGGATATGGACTAGAAGGAATAATTGGGTTTTTAACAGTAGGGTCTGTAGCCCCAATAGTGTCATGAAAAAGGCTCTAGTCAGCTTAGATGAATTCCAAGAAGCACAAAGAGAAAGCAGATCAGATGGGAGGAAGATAGGACTCGCTCAGCAAAGAAGATCATGGCAGAAACCTGAGGAACCGAGTGTTAAAGTCAATTTTAATACGACATTggatctaaaagaaaaaagaatgggaGCATAGGTGGTAATAAGGGACTGCAAGGGGGGATGTGCTTAACTTTAGTATGTTACTTCTCCTTTCTTAACAGAATGTAAAGCTTTCGGAAGGGCTATAGAACTTTGCAAGGAGTTGGGTTTCTACACTGTCTGgtttgaaggagatgcaaaAAGGGTGGTGGATGGGGTGAACAAGGAAGAGAAGGATGATTCATGGGAGGGTCAAGTGGTGGGGATCTGCAGAAGGAACTTAGAAGTTGCAGAGGGTGGCAACTGAGTTTTGCTCATAGAGAATCTAATGAAGTGGCACATAGCCTTGCCAAGTTGGATTGTCTATAAATTTGGAAAGGGTGTGGATGGAATGTGTCCCACCTGAGATTGTTCAGAAAGTTGTATATGACAAACTTTGCAATCACTTGAATACATAATAAAAAGGATACACATTgaggtttatttcaaaaaaaaaaaaaaaatgacatgacatgatttaTGCTTTGAATTGTTTTAATAACTTTagagtgatatattaattttgatagttttttaTACGCATTGTAAatgcatattaatttatagaaggTGGAAAGTATTGTTAGATGTTAACTTTgatagtttatatttaaatgtcttactttcttttcaaatatatttagaacatatatctatatatctatatatttcttaatttaaagAAGAGGCATGCTTGTAAAATAGAGTACAAGAAAATATATTGTCTTTATTCATCCAAGATAGTACATGGTAGTGTAATATATACACACGTACGACTTTAAATATAATCCCATGAATTGTGTGGGATATGAGATAGTTGTACAACAGCAATAGAAATTCACTAATGACTAGCTCGATCTATGGTGATAGCTTGATCTTTGGAGGTTGACTTTCTGGACTTCTGTCTTTGGAGTGATTTGTTGCTTAAGCATTGGGTATGCTGACATCCCTCCTCAAGCTCAATGGAGGTGAACAAACGGTGAGCTTGTCTTGAAGTGGAGAAAATTTTGGCACTACAAGTGGCTTAGTAACACATTGCCGATAAGTAACACGTTCGCGGACAAAGTGAAAATCAAAGGCAACATGTTTAGTGCGAgcattaaaaatgaaattgacCAACAGATAGGTTGCGCCAATGTTGTCACACTAAAGAATTGAGGGCTTTGGAAGAGAGATACCAAGTTTCTCTAAGAGAGCTtgtaattaaaatgatttcaactgTATAATTTGCAAGAATCTGATACTCGGCCTCGGTGCTTGAATGGGCCATTGTTTGTTGTTTCTTGGAACTCCATGAGATGGAATTTTTGCCAAAGTAAATGAGATAGCCACTTGTAGAGCGGCAATCAACAAGACACCCAGCCCAATCAGTCAGAGAAGGCTTGTAAAATAGGAGTTGAAGTGGGATTAATGCGAAGGGCATGTGATGATGTTGAACACAGATAGCAAAGAATGCACTTAACGGTTGTCCAATGATTTATCGTAGGACGCTGCATGTATTGGCAAACCTGATTTACAGCATAAGAAAGATTGGATCGggttaataaaatatattgcaGTGCACCAACTATGCTACGGTAGAGAGTTGGATCCGAAAATGCCTCACTttcaaacaaagaaagagagcTTGTGCAGAGGATGTGGGGGTGGTGACTGGCTTTGCATGGTGCACATTTTTTCATTGTAAAAGATCCATAATATAGCGAGACTGAGATAGAAAAATCCTATTAGAGTTGCAGTGAGTCTCAATACCGACAAAAACATTCAAATGACCCAAGTCCTTGATGGGAAGATCACGACACAGTTGTTGAAAGAGAGTTTCAATGGCCATCTGTGAAGAACTAGTAATGATAATCTCGTCCACATAGATTAGGAGAAAGAGTTGCTCATTGTTGTATTGGTATAGAAACAGGGAAGTATTAGCCTTGAAGGAatgaaaactcaattcaagTAGCAGTTGACACATCCTCAAGAACCAAGCATGAGATACTTGTTTTTTACCATAGATGACACGGTTCAACTTCAAAATGTGATGAGGATACTAGGCATGAACAAACCCTTGGGTTAggacataaaaataatctccaaTAGTTGAATATCTAATAAGGCATTTTGTCATATTGGCCATCGACAGGAGACAGCTATGGACTGAACCAACTGAATTGTTTGAGGTTTGAAGACAAGGCCGTAGGTCTCAGTGTAGTCAAGGCCAGGTTGCTGAGTGTAGCCCTTAGCGATGAAGCGAGCCTTGTGTTGTTCAATGGTACCATATGCGTGACACTTGAGTCAGAAAACCCATTTGGAACCAACCGGATTCATGGAAGTATGATACAGAACCAAACTCCACATGCAGTTTTGCAGAAGTGCATCAAATTTAAAGTTCATTGCTTGGTGCCATGTGTCGTATGTGGAGGCAATAGTGAAAGAAGTGGACTCCGAGTTGGTCAGTTGTAGCAACCATGAcacggggggggggggggggggggggggaaggaaCAAAGCCAAGTAGGCCATAGGCTTTATGATGTTGCTCTAGAGTCGAGTGCACATGTGATGAGCAGTATGAAAAGGTGGTGCAGATGAAGGAAAGGCTGCTACTGGTGGTGGGAGAAGTTCTGTAGATGGTTGTATAGGTACAAGTGTTGCATGTTGCATAGGAGAGCATGCTTGTGTTGAGGAAGAAGATTTTGGCATGTGATCGTTAAGAGGAGAAGCATTGATAGGTCCTGGTGGGCTTGTAGAGAATGGAGACtaatgccctttttttttttttgggggggggggggggtggagggACTAGCAAAAAAGAAGGTAGAAAAACAGAGTGGGTTGGTGGGACACCTCAAATTAGTTTCTACTAGGCTTCAGAAAGGGAAACCTTTGTTCATCAAATTGGACATCTCGTGAGATGTAAATGTGAGCACTGGGTTGATAAAAACACTATAGCCTTTATGAGATGGGTTATAACCTAGAAAAATGAACAATTTGGATCAATAATccaatttatgaaaattataagggagtatttgaaaatttgtaatcaAGCCTAGTCTGAGACAAGCAAGAAAGGGGAGATTGGCTTTTATGAAGAGGGGATGGAAGATAATTGATAAGATAACATGTGCTGAAAAAGATATCAGTCCAATATTGTTGGGGAACACTGGCTTGGGTAATGAGAGAAAGTTCAGTTTCTACAATATGGCGGTGTTTGCATTCAATGGAGCCATTTTGTTCGTGGGTGTGTGGAAAAATCAGACGATGTGCAATAccaatagaaagaaaaataattattgagaCGATGATATTTGCCTGCCTAATCAGTTTGGATCATTTTGATTGTACGGTCAAATTTACGTTCAACAGGTAGTTGGAAAGTATAAAAAGTACGCTCGACATCATATTTgcgaactaaacgaaagaaccAAGTGAATTTACTGAAACCGTCAACAAATATCACATAATAACGGTATCTATCAATGGAAAGAATAGGGGAGGGTCCCAAACATCAGAGAAAATAAGATCTAAAAAACATGATTGGATTTAGATGTAGATGAATAAAAAGGAGTTCGTGACTTTTAACTTATTGACAAATGTCACAAATTGAATCATTTTTATTAGCAGAAACAAGGGGtttattggaaaataaaatacgACGAACTAAATGAAAGGAGGGATGGCCAAGCTAGTATTGCCAAGTATCAAGAAAAGCACGTTCCCCAATGAAGGCAGCTTTGGAAGAAGATGGTGGtggagagagaaggaaaagccCATCTTTAATTGGTCCATGGAGCATAAATGTGCCCATTTTGAGATCCTTTGACATAGAAAGAATGAGGGTGAAACTCAAAAAACACATTATTATCATAAGTAAATTTACTAACAAAGATAAGATTATTTTGAATTGAAGGGAGATGTAAAAGTTGATGTAAAAATAATGGTTtggaaggagaagaaataaGGGAAATACCCATGAGATGAAAAGGCAAACCTGTGCTGTTACCTACACGGATCTGATTAGTGCCAATATATTCATCAGCTCGAAGACTTAAATCGGAAAACTCAGAAGTGAGGTGATGAGTTGTAGTTGTGTCAGGGTACCAGGCCTAATCAGAGGGTCCATTGTTGGAAGTCATAAAATATTGGTATTGATTTGATTGGTTCACTTGATAAGCTTGGTAAAAACGATGAAAACACTGCAATGCAGTGTATGCTACCCATCTGCACACTTGACAGGTGGGGCTGTTACCATTTGAAGTTGAATTACTTTTGGCATTTCCACGTTTGCACCCTCTTGAACGTGAATAGTTTTGGTTTGAGTTCTATGTGTTGGAACCTGAAGCTTCATAAGAAGTAGATAAGCCACAACCATGGCTACAATTATTGTGGCTACAAGATATTGTATTGATTGAAGCAGTAGCCAAGTCAAGGGCTGGATGTTGTTTCTCATTCCGAAGTTCATAGTATAGGAGATGACTGTACACCTCTTGAATGGTCATTGGATCAAGGTGAGTGGTGAGGGATATGATCAATGGATCATATTCAGGACCCACATCTACAAGTAAATAGCTGGCGTCTTCATAGTCAGTAAGTGGCTGTCTAATGGTAGCCCAGGTATCTCTAtagcttttcattttctaaaaacaagCAGCAGCTGAAAGATTGCTTTTCTTTGACGAAGCAAGACTAAGTCGTGAGTTCATGACACTAGCTTGAGATTGAAGAGAGAAGGTTTACTCCAAAGCAACCCATACTTCACAAGAGATGTGTAATTTGACGAACTGAGCGAACACTTCTTCGGAAAGGGAAGAAACAAGTGCAAATAGCAAGAGTTGATTTTGCTAATACCATGCAACATATTCTAGATTGGGGATTAAAGTTGGAGAAGTGCTGTCGAGAGTAGAGGTTGAAATCATTGGTGGaggtgggggggggggttgagAGCCATCAACATAGGAATAAAGACAATGGCCATTGAGATAGGGTAGAAACTATGCTCTGCACAGTAGATAGTTTTCATGAGTAAGTTTTATGGTGAGAAGGTGAGAGATATTGGTAAGAAGGATAGTGGGTGAAGGCATTTGGGCACTGGAGGAAGATGAAGACATtgttgggaaaagaaaaaaaaaaaaaaggaagaagacgaCGTTGGTTAGTATTGGCTATGaaaccatgtgaaatcaccacttgtcctgaaagtttaagctgataggaagaggtagattttagtatttatatttatgtcttaACACTCCCCTCACACGTGGGTCAGACTCCCTCTCAATGAGTGAGCCTAACatatggaatatttaattaaatgaggtaAAGTGTAAAGTCAAGATTCGAACTCAGAGCCACTGCTCTAAAACCATGTGAACCAGAgtacaaaaaaaagtattgtcTTTATTCATCCAAGATAGTTCATGGcggtgtaatatatatacacgtaaGACTTTAAATATAATCCCATAAGTTGTGGGATATGAGAAAGTTGTACAACAACAATGGAAAGACACTAATGACCAGCTTGATCTATGGTGGTAGCTTGATCTTCGGAGGTTGACTATCTGGATTGCGGTCTTTGGAGTGATTCGTGGCTTGAGCAGTGGGTCTGCTGACAGCCTGTAATATGGTTGATTAAAATGGCATTGCTTCTTCTATATTTCTGATGTCATTTGATATGTTTGGCATTGAGTTCTTATATACTCAGTGttcttgtaaaaaattataactctATTAAGTAATTACGTAGTactgttttaaaacaaaacgtGATTATGTAGTACTATGTTCTTAAAAAAATGGTTTGGTCACAATTTTTTCCGTCAATAAACTAATGGGATTGGTTCAAAGGACtagttataataaaaatatttttagttactGAAAACGCTATCCATCATCAAACAGAATGAAAAGTGTAACCGAACACCAAGTTTCATATTTGATCACAATAACTAATTGTTCATAATCAAATGCATACACAACAAACTGTTATCTCTATCATGACCTTTCCATGGAAAGTCAATATATCTAATGAAATATTGACTAccttttttagaaaataaaatatataatagtaacaTGAGTATATAAGTCACTAATTGAACTCCTTCACATTTCAGTTCAATAactaattattcaaaataaagtCATTGATAATTGACCATTATTACTATCATTAAAGACGCTACAAGAAAGTCAGTGTATCTACATACATAGAAAGTTTTTAagcttccaaataaaaaaataataaccgtCAAATATAAGATCTTCAATCAAGTTGGAGCATCTTTGCAACCAATAAGGATTAATATAAACAAGACTGATaacactaaaaaagaaaatgatgtaaGTTACTAAGAAGCTTGTATGGAAGACCACAGGATCtacttcataccattttttgtCACTTGCATTTGAAGACTGTGGTTGTGTTGGATATGACACATCTACTTCGCCGCAACTTTTATCTAGTGGTGGTCCACAAAGAAATAGGTTTCCTTCATAACTGCTTTTCTCAAATGTTGCAAATTGTGCTTTCATATCTGGAACTTTACCTGACAAGTTATTGTTGGCCACACTGAATACCTCAAGAAAGGTTAGATCAATCAGTGTTGAAGGAATTTCTCCACTCAAACTATTATGAGAGAGATCTAGACTTTCCAAGGGAGTCAACTTTGAAAATGATTCAGGAATTGTACTAGTCAACTGATTATAAGATAAGTTCAGTGCATGCAATGAAGATATTTGTCCCAATTCCGATGGGATGCTGCCTGTTAGTTTGTTGCATGACAAATCCAATCCAGACATGTAACCAAGGATAGAACCCTTATAAGAACTATGCCTATATTTTGTTACAAACTCGATCTCCACTTCTACATCAACATATTTAAGATATCGGTAAGCGTTACTATCCCAGTCTGAGAAACCTTTATATGTGTAAGTTGGTTCTATACCCCAACCGATATGATCAACTTTTCCACTAAAATAGTCAACACTAGGTGCCGCTGTCTTCCCAAAATATATGTCATGGAGGCATTGTGGTATGGTTCCAGAAAAAGCATTCTTGGAAAGATCCATTATGCTTATCATTCTTAACAAGCACAACTGATTTGGAATTATACCAGTGAAATGATTGCTACTCAACAAAAGTACTTTTAAGCTTTGAAGTTGTTTGATTTCAACAGAGATGCTGCCTGTAAAGTTGTTATCTCCAATATCCAATGTTAAAAGAGATGAGGAATTGAAAAGAACTTTTGGTATTGATCCTGTGAATTTGTTCCCTTGCAAATATAGGTGCTCAAGCTTTGGTAGATTCAAGCAAAAAGGTAACGATCCTGTAAATAAGTTATGAGAAAGGTCTAACGTACCTGTCATACTTAGTTCACATGGGATCGAACCATAAAAACTATTGTCAGCCATAACAAGAGTTCTCAAGTATGACGTGTTCCCAAGCCATCGGGGGATAGTATCTGAAATTTTGTTGTTGCTGATATCTAAATATGATAGGTAAACAGTTGAATTATGTACTGGTGTGATACTTGTGAATTGGTTATCATTCATCTGCAGATTTTCCTGGTTTGTCCCAATGAAAATTGCACCGTTGAAGCTGTTGTGAGCAAGGTTCAAAATACTCAATGACAAGCAACCTGTAGTTAATCCTCTTGGAACTCTGCCTAAGAAATTATTGGAAGAAACATCTAATACCTCCAAATAAAGCATCCCACCAATTGAGGAAGGAAGATTACCTTCAAGATTATTATTGGAAAGATTTAGATATACtaaatttggaaaaatcttgccaatattttcttgaagttttCCTTCCAAGTGATTGGTCGAGACATCCATCCAGATCATATTTGTGTGGATCAATGTTGATAAATATAACCGGCCAACAAAAGAGTTATTTCGAAGATCTAGCAAGTGTAATCTTGTATTGTTTTCAACCAGCCAATTTGGAAAGCTTCCGTTCAACTTATTGTGAGAAAGTGTAACTGTATCTAGTTCATTCTGGGCATgaagaaattttggaaaacTGCCGGTCAGCTTGTTCAGCCTACAGTTAGGCAATTCAATGATCTTCAGCTGAAACAAAGGGTACCAACCCATGGAGCCTTCAGTTTCTATTTCAACTTTATTGTTTTGGCCATTGAATCTAAGAACCTCAAGCTTAGAGTAATTGGCAAATAAGTTGAATGAGACTATGCCCATAAACTGGTTATAACTAAAATCAATGTACTTGAGACTTGTCTGGCTGGCTTCTACAGATGATGATGAAGCAATTCCATTAAATTGGTTATTGGAAATATCTAACACCACAAGAGATGTCATATTGTTTATGCATGGAGGTAGGATCCCTTCAAAGTAATTGTAAGATAGATCTAACACTTCAAGCTTCTTCAATGCACAAAATTCTGTCAAAAGAAAAGGCATCAAAATTGATTATGCTCAACTCTAACAATCGGTCAGACCAATCACCTTTAtgttcaatataaaaaaaaaatggtcaattCATAAGTAATTATAGAACATAAGGGTAATTCTAACAAAGTGTAAATGTCTGTGCAAAAGTAGTTTCCCAACAGATTGAGAAATAATTCACAAGAACAAATTTGCACTGATAtctaaattaattatctaaCTTGCTTAAATTGGCCAGTTCTACAAGAGAGATGGTGTCAAATTTACCAGCTAACTATAAAGATGGATTGCTTATGTTTTTCTCCCACCAATTAATTAccatgtacttttttttatacttattctTGAACTTTGACTTATTGTGCTTTTCAGTATCAATTATacctttgtaaaaaaatcacaattgattttataagaaatatatatgtctAAAGAGGCAAGAGCATTCTTAATATTAACCCTAAGCATCTCCAATTAAATGAAAGTTGataatttcatctttttatgTGTATATTCTTGTTAAAACAATGGATACTTGACAATGGAATTTCTAATTAAGGTCATAGTTACGTTGTGTTCTTCATGTGTAGTGGATGCAAAACATCCGTAGAATATAATTCTTCATGTCATCAGATGAGATAACTCTTTCTTACCTTGCATTGGTAGTCGTCCACCAAAATGATTAACTCCCAAGATAAGAACATCCAGGTTGCTTAAATTTGCTAGCTCTGCATAACAGTAAATTAAAAAAGgatctcattttaattatatcATAATAGAACTTGTTGTTATAACATATTTCATGCTGCCATTGCACGACCCCCTACTATCACTAATGAGTATCATCATTGCAATAACGTCATGAATGATTTAGATTTAGATTATCAAATCAATCttatgatttcaattttttttttctaaagtaaTATGAAATTCAAGTTTAAAATCTTGTCCAAATCTAAATAATGTTGACATTTGATTCAAAGCGGCACATACAAATGTAATTCACTTGTATCTCAAAGCCTACGAACCTATGCATTAAATTTATTGTTCAAATTCCAAAGAGAAAGATTAATTCTGGTAATGTTAATTGTTtccacaaaaattatattttttttaattaacatgcATGCCATTtatgttacatattatatacatgtaACCTAACAAATGACGTCCTAAAAAATCAACATACCTTTGGTTGGAAAGGATCCCGTCAACTCATTGTATTGAAGATTGAGAGTCTTAAGAGATTTGACTGCAGCAATTGATTGAAGAAAACTAGTGTCGTTGAGGAAATTCTTATTAAGATCTAATATCTCTAAGTTCTCCAATCTTGACAACATTTTCCAACctgtagttattttttttttatgaaacgaagaaaaaatcaatacaattagAATGAATATTAAGAAAAAGTGTAGATGTATTACAATTAGAATGAGGGTATTTGAAGCACTACTACTGCTTCAGctaattaaagaaagaaaaaacaattggaTGGAGTTCATGTTATGCGTAGTTGAATAAGAGCTTTAGACCCTCTTCATAATCTATAGTTTAAAGTATGGTCTATTGTGGTGTTTTATACGTATGAATAGAAATAGGCAAGAAGCCCTCGGGAATTATtgaaataatagtaataaaataatatcatctcATTAAACTAATCCATTCTAATTGCGTGTTGAATTCATCCACATACATCCGCCAAAGCACAAGATTCCAAATACGTAAAACCCATATCCGTGATTATCCACTTTCCTTTTTTATCATTCAACACCCGTCGCTATTCATTAATTTAGTTTTGCAAAGTAGaaaattaagtctattttaatgatgtgtggtgtggaaaAGTGTAGATAGAAAGCTCATGAAAGAATAATCCAATATATATCTGTCCACATATAATAAGCTAAAGTACCAATAGAATATTTAATAGCAAGGCTGCCATAGATCAATCTAAAAATCAGCATACCTTTCGTTGGAAAGGACCCCCCCAAGTCATTCCAAGCAAGATTCAGATTCTTAAGGGATTTGATTGCAGCAATTGATTGAAGAAAACTAGTGTCGTTGAGGTAATTGTGAGAAAGATCTAATATCTCCAAGTTCTCCAATCTTGACAATATTTCCCAACCTGTAgttagtttattattttattttattatgaaatgaagaaaaaatcaatacaattagaatgtattttgaataaatttagtgataatttagaaattataaacTACATAAGcaagattcaaacttttggaAAACATGACGACgtaataatcatatataaatatatattggaatacaaatattattttaaatctaaaaaacaaatataaaaaaatcctaattaagctgtaattattattttgaaattattaatatttcattcttatattataaattgattaGTCAATATCTCAACTAAATTAAATTGCATCCCTAAATTAGTCTTTTGCCTCAACTCTACACTTTAACAtgtattaagaaaacataataagTGGGCCAGCATTGCTTGAAAACACCAGCATTGATAATAAGTGGCCGCATGCTTCTAATGCCAACGACAAAGACTAATTCAAGTTTTTGTTTCCTGAAAAAAATTAAGTCTTTTTTAATCAACTTGTTATGATCATGTTtcttgttgagaaaaaaaaaaaaaggcttgttA
Above is a genomic segment from Juglans microcarpa x Juglans regia isolate MS1-56 chromosome 1D, Jm3101_v1.0, whole genome shotgun sequence containing:
- the LOC121235190 gene encoding receptor like protein 21-like isoform X8, with product MNMGVLQYYFSMKALLWVLVVFVQTREYMGCLEEERAGLLHLKSFLIISIPSFRAYNSDYDRLPSWVDHEKSDCCNWERVTCNSTTGHLIELSLENLMQDPRYNYYDYDYYYYYEMERFREEHRWLLNVSLLEPFKELRSLDLSCNAIDGCIPDEGFERLAVLRNLETLILDWNWFGYMSTIPSLSNLTSLMTLSLSWNNIRFDEGVNVEGGSFKRLAVLRNLKTLNLEWNHFDDSIIPSLSGLTSLTTLSLAGNKIQGGEGSKMLSRLENLEKLDLSVNFLKDTNFFQSIATIKSLKNLNLHWNELGRSFGTKGWEILSRLENLEILDLSHNYLNDTSFLQSIAAIKSLKNLNLAWNDLGGSFPTKGWKMLSRLENLEILDLNKNFLNDTSFLQSIAAVKSLKTLNLQYNELTGSFPTKELANLSNLDVLILGVNHFGGRLPMQEFCALKKLEVLDLSYNYFEGILPPCINNMTSLVVLDISNNQFNGIASSSSVEASQTSLKYIDFSYNQFMGIVSFNLFANYSKLEVLRFNGQNNKVEIETEGSMGWYPLFQLKIIELPNCRLNKLTGSFPKFLHAQNELDTVTLSHNKLNGSFPNWLVENNTRLHLLDLRNNSFVGRLYLSTLIHTNMIWMDVSTNHLEGKLQENIGKIFPNLVYLNLSNNNLEGNLPSSIGGMLYLEVLDVSSNNFLGRVPRGLTTGCLSLSILNLAHNSFNGAIFIGTNQENLQMNDNQFTSITPVHNSTVYLSYLDISNNKISDTIPRWLGNTSYLRTLVMADNSFYGSIPCELSMTGTLDLSHNLFTGSLPFCLNLPKLEHLYLQGNKFTGSIPKVLFNSSSLLTLDIGDNNFTGSISVEIKQLQSLKVLLLSSNHFTGIIPNQLCLLRMISIMDLSKNAFSGTIPQCLHDIYFGKTAAPSVDYFSGKVDHIGWGIEPTYTYKGFSDWDSNAYRYLKYVDVEVEIEFVTKYRHSSYKGSILGYMSGLDLSCNKLTGSIPSELGQISSLHALNLSYNQLTSTIPESFSKLTPLESLDLSHNSLSGEIPSTLIDLTFLEVFSVANNNLSGKVPDMKAQFATFEKSSYEGNLFLCGPPLDKSCGEVDVSYPTQPQSSNASDKKWYEVDPVVFHTSFLVTYIIFFFSVISLVYINPYWLQRCSNLIEDLIFDGYYFFIWKLKNFLCM
- the LOC121235190 gene encoding receptor-like protein 14 isoform X3: MNMGVLQYYFSMKALLWVLVVFVQTREYMGCLEEERAGLLHLKSFLIISIPSFRAYNSDYDRLPSWVDHEKSDCCNWERVTCNSTTGHLIELSLENLMQDPRYNYYDYDYYYYYEMERFREEHRWLLNVSLLEPFKELRSLDLSCNAIDGCIPDEGFEKLSTLRNLEILNLGRNFFDDNSILQSLGAITSLKTLNLTENKLEGYFPAQELVTLRDLNTLDISWNRYNGTLPNQGFERLAVLRNLETLILDANGFGYSIIPSLSNLTSLMTLNLSRSYDLGVDERVVEGFKRLAVLRNLKTLNLEWNHFDDSIIPSLSGLTSLTTLSLAGNKIQGGEGSKMLSRLENLEKLDLSVNFLKDTNFFQSIATIKSLKNLNLHWNELGRSFGTKGWEILSRLENLEILDLSHNYLNDTSFLQSIAAIKSLKNLNLAWNDLGGSFPTKGWKMLSRLENLEILDLNKNFLNDTSFLQSIAAVKSLKTLNLQYNELTGSFPTKELANLSNLDVLILGVNHFGGRLPMQEFCALKKLEVLDLSYNYFEGILPPCINNMTSLVVLDISNNQFNGIASSSSVEASQTSLKYIDFSYNQFMGIVSFNLFANYSKLEVLRFNGQNNKVEIETEGSMGWYPLFQLKIIELPNCRLNKLTGSFPKFLHAQNELDTVTLSHNKLNGSFPNWLVENNTRLHLLDLRNNSFVGRLYLSTLIHTNMIWMDVSTNHLEGKLQENIGKIFPNLVYLNLSNNNLEGNLPSSIGGMLYLEVLDVSSNNFLGRVPRGLTTGCLSLSILNLAHNSFNGAIFIGTNQENLQMNDNQFTSITPVHNSTVYLSYLDISNNKISDTIPRWLGNTSYLRTLVMADNSFYGSIPCELSMTGTLDLSHNLFTGSLPFCLNLPKLEHLYLQGNKFTGSIPKVLFNSSSLLTLDIGDNNFTGSISVEIKQLQSLKVLLLSSNHFTGIIPNQLCLLRMISIMDLSKNAFSGTIPQCLHDIYFGKTAAPSVDYFSGKVDHIGWGIEPTYTYKGFSDWDSNAYRYLKYVDVEVEIEFVTKYRHSSYKGSILGYMSGLDLSCNKLTGSIPSELGQISSLHALNLSYNQLTSTIPESFSKLTPLESLDLSHNSLSGEIPSTLIDLTFLEVFSVANNNLSGKVPDMKAQFATFEKSSYEGNLFLCGPPLDKSCGEVDVSYPTQPQSSNASDKKWYEVDPVVFHTSFLVTYIIFFFSVISLVYINPYWLQRCSNLIEDLIFDGYYFFIWKLKNFLCM